In the Kaistella sp. 97-N-M2 genome, one interval contains:
- a CDS encoding SIMPL domain-containing protein, whose protein sequence is MNRNIIAIAIAAAGFIIGLAFLGNAIKNRNKADNTISVTGLGTNKFTSDLIAWSGNFSRNSFELKSAYDELANDKKVIENYLTSKGIPKNQMVFSAVDIQKQFNYGSDANGRSTQTFAGYQLSQTVSIDSKDVAKVENLSRNITEIINLGIEFTSSPPNYFYTKLADVKHQMIADATKDAKQRAEKIAENAGAKLGNLKKATMGITQITAPNSTEEYSYGGTFNTSSKDKEASITIKLEYEVD, encoded by the coding sequence ATGAACAGAAATATCATCGCCATCGCCATTGCTGCCGCCGGATTTATCATCGGTTTGGCTTTTCTCGGGAATGCCATTAAAAACAGAAATAAAGCCGACAATACCATTTCCGTCACGGGTTTGGGCACGAATAAATTTACATCGGATCTCATCGCCTGGAGCGGAAATTTTTCGCGAAACAGTTTTGAGTTGAAATCCGCTTACGACGAATTGGCCAACGATAAGAAAGTCATCGAAAACTATTTAACTTCAAAAGGAATTCCGAAAAACCAAATGGTTTTTTCCGCAGTGGATATTCAGAAACAGTTCAATTACGGCAGCGATGCCAATGGTCGAAGCACGCAGACTTTCGCTGGATATCAGCTTTCTCAAACCGTGTCCATCGACAGCAAAGATGTCGCAAAGGTGGAAAATCTTTCCAGAAATATTACAGAAATCATCAATTTAGGCATCGAATTTACGTCCTCGCCCCCGAATTATTTCTACACCAAACTCGCCGACGTGAAGCATCAAATGATCGCCGACGCCACAAAAGATGCGAAACAGCGTGCCGAAAAAATTGCAGAAAATGCCGGCGCAAAATTGGGGAATCTGAAAAAAGCCACCATGGGAATCACGCAGATTACCGCGCCCAATTCGACGGAAGAATATTCCTACGGCGGAACTTTTAATACTTCCTCCAAAGACAAGGAGGCAAGCATTACCATCAAGCTCGAGTACGAAGTTGATTGA
- a CDS encoding carboxypeptidase-like regulatory domain-containing protein yields the protein MRRYFVLLFLNFSAFLLSQNVSGVVTDEDENTLPAVIVFNMQTGEKAYTDTGGKFSIKAAAETELRFVRKGFERNFRVVNQSDFKNVFNVVLTRRPEEIEEVEISHIPTGVLDQDLKNVGDKKPTAKLKGETAKYIRSDSAPEVLAAKPGEFVQPVGSGFFVGKIDNQWDDVDFMNFLVANIHPSFFLEDLKLTPSEIQPFIYYIFRNFDRKEILFRGYCTSYDLSRFMRECYRKIEAYRKNLPNEPSKKKSRK from the coding sequence ATGAGGCGGTATTTTGTTCTTTTATTTCTAAACTTTTCAGCCTTTCTTTTGTCTCAAAACGTCTCCGGTGTTGTAACCGACGAAGATGAAAATACGCTTCCTGCCGTAATTGTTTTTAATATGCAGACGGGAGAAAAGGCCTACACCGATACCGGCGGCAAATTCAGCATTAAAGCTGCGGCTGAAACTGAATTGCGGTTTGTACGGAAAGGTTTTGAAAGAAATTTTAGAGTAGTAAATCAAAGTGATTTCAAGAATGTTTTCAATGTTGTTTTAACACGACGGCCGGAAGAAATAGAAGAAGTGGAAATATCGCATATTCCTACAGGTGTTTTAGACCAAGATCTTAAAAATGTTGGAGACAAAAAACCTACTGCAAAACTAAAAGGGGAAACCGCAAAATACATCCGTTCAGATTCTGCACCGGAAGTTCTGGCGGCAAAACCAGGCGAATTTGTGCAACCGGTCGGCTCTGGTTTTTTTGTTGGTAAGATTGATAACCAATGGGATGACGTTGATTTTATGAACTTTCTGGTGGCAAATATTCATCCATCTTTTTTTCTGGAAGATTTGAAATTAACGCCGTCGGAGATTCAGCCTTTCATTTATTACATTTTTCGCAACTTCGACCGGAAGGAGATTTTGTTTCGCGGCTACTGCACCTCTTACGATCTTTCGCGTTTTATGCGCGAGTGCTACCGGAAAATTGAGGCATATCGAAAAAACCTGCCCAATGAACCATCAAAAAAGAAAAGTAGAAAATAG
- the tkt gene encoding transketolase — translation MENKDLIQKSIDTVRVLSADAVQKANSGHPGTPMALAPLGHVLWADTMHYNPKNPDWPNRDRFVLSCGHACMLQYSFLYLTGYGISLDDIKNFRQLHSITAGHPEYGLTPGIEVTTGPLGQGFANGVGMAIAQQYMAARYNKPDFNLFDYKIYAICSDGDIMEGVTAEAASLAGHLGLGNMIYFYDSNSITIEGDTDLAFDEDVSKRFEAYGWHVQNLPDINDLDALSEAIKNAQNETDRPSLIKVRSIIGYGSPNKHNSADAHGSPLGKDEVRLVKENFGFDRDKDFDVPAEVLGYYHTVAEKSAKNESDWNELYKKYKERHPDLAKEYETITSGKLPEGWEEKLPVFEAGEELATRKASGKTLNAIAEFLPQLIGGSADLAPSTDTNLEAYKSFSPKNREGRNFHFGIREHAMGAVLNGMVLSNYLIPYGATFLIFSDYMRPPLRLAAIMKVRTIMVFTHDSIGLGEDGTTHQPVEQLIGLRAVPNLTVIRPADANETAQAWRVAIKHTDGPVVIALTRQGIPIIDQKKYSGAQNLEKGAYILSDSEGEPQIILIATGSEVHLILEAQEELKKSNIQARVVSMPSWNLFDKQDDTYKEEVFPKNIRKRLAVEAGSPVGWMKYTTDDGDVIGINRFGESAPGEEVMKEFGFTVENVVKRAKALLSLKV, via the coding sequence ATGGAAAACAAAGATTTAATTCAGAAAAGTATCGATACCGTACGGGTATTGTCCGCCGATGCCGTTCAAAAAGCAAATTCGGGACATCCCGGCACACCCATGGCGCTCGCGCCGCTCGGCCATGTTTTATGGGCAGACACAATGCATTACAATCCAAAAAATCCCGACTGGCCTAACCGCGACCGTTTTGTCCTGTCCTGCGGCCACGCCTGTATGCTCCAGTACAGCTTCCTTTATCTTACCGGTTACGGAATTTCCCTGGACGACATCAAAAATTTCCGACAACTCCACAGCATTACCGCCGGTCATCCGGAATATGGTTTAACCCCCGGAATTGAAGTTACAACGGGTCCTTTAGGTCAGGGCTTCGCAAACGGCGTCGGAATGGCGATCGCACAGCAATATATGGCAGCGCGATACAACAAACCGGATTTTAATCTTTTTGATTATAAAATTTACGCCATCTGCAGTGACGGTGACATTATGGAAGGCGTCACCGCGGAAGCCGCTTCTCTCGCGGGACATCTGGGCTTGGGAAATATGATTTATTTTTACGACAGTAACAGCATTACGATAGAAGGCGATACCGACCTTGCGTTCGACGAAGATGTTTCGAAAAGGTTTGAAGCTTACGGTTGGCATGTTCAAAATTTGCCCGACATCAACGATCTCGATGCGCTTTCGGAAGCCATTAAAAATGCACAAAACGAAACCGACCGGCCGTCTCTCATCAAAGTTCGAAGCATTATCGGCTACGGAAGTCCAAACAAACACAACAGCGCCGACGCCCACGGTTCGCCTCTGGGAAAAGATGAGGTGCGATTGGTAAAAGAAAATTTCGGCTTCGATCGGGATAAGGATTTTGATGTTCCGGCAGAAGTTCTCGGTTATTACCATACTGTCGCGGAAAAATCAGCCAAGAATGAAAGCGACTGGAACGAACTCTACAAAAAGTATAAGGAAAGACATCCCGATCTTGCGAAAGAATATGAAACCATAACTTCCGGCAAACTGCCTGAAGGTTGGGAGGAAAAACTGCCCGTCTTCGAAGCCGGGGAGGAACTGGCGACCCGTAAAGCTTCCGGTAAAACTTTAAATGCTATTGCCGAATTTCTTCCACAACTCATTGGCGGTTCTGCTGATTTGGCACCTTCTACGGATACCAATCTCGAAGCGTATAAATCTTTCTCCCCCAAAAACCGGGAGGGCCGAAACTTTCATTTCGGCATCAGAGAACATGCCATGGGAGCCGTTCTTAACGGAATGGTGCTGAGTAATTACCTCATCCCGTACGGTGCAACGTTTTTAATTTTTTCTGACTATATGCGCCCGCCACTGCGCCTGGCTGCCATTATGAAAGTCCGGACAATTATGGTTTTCACGCACGACAGCATTGGTTTGGGCGAAGACGGCACAACGCATCAACCCGTTGAGCAGTTGATTGGACTGCGAGCCGTGCCCAATTTAACGGTCATCCGCCCCGCTGATGCCAATGAAACCGCACAGGCCTGGCGCGTCGCCATTAAACATACCGATGGACCCGTGGTAATTGCGTTGACGCGGCAGGGAATTCCCATCATCGATCAAAAGAAATATTCGGGTGCCCAAAACCTGGAAAAAGGCGCGTACATCCTGTCGGATTCAGAGGGAGAACCGCAAATTATTCTCATCGCGACAGGTTCGGAAGTTCATTTGATCTTAGAAGCGCAGGAAGAGTTAAAGAAGAGCAACATTCAGGCGCGCGTGGTAAGTATGCCGAGTTGGAATTTATTTGATAAACAGGACGACACCTATAAAGAAGAGGTTTTTCCCAAAAACATCCGGAAAAGATTAGCCGTAGAAGCCGGCTCGCCTGTCGGTTGGATGAAATATACGACCGATGACGGCGATGTTATTGGCATTAATCGATTCGGCGAATCGGCGCCTGGAGAAGAAGTGATGAAAGAATTTGGTTTTACCGTTGAAAATGTAGTGAAGCGCGCCAAAGCACTCCTTTCTTTAAAAGTTTAA
- a CDS encoding RpiB/LacA/LacB family sugar-phosphate isomerase — MSQQSLNTIGICADHGGFDLKEKIKSFLKENNFDVVDFGAETLDNADDFPDYVIPLAKAVASEEVFRAIAICGSGVGASIAANKIAGVRAALITEHFSAHQGVEDDDMNLICLGGRITGFASAEELVLAFLNAKFIGAERHLRRLRKIQNLEIS; from the coding sequence ATGTCCCAACAATCATTAAACACAATAGGCATCTGCGCAGATCACGGCGGTTTCGACCTGAAAGAAAAGATCAAATCTTTTTTAAAGGAAAATAACTTTGACGTCGTGGATTTTGGGGCTGAAACTTTAGATAATGCTGATGATTTTCCGGATTATGTGATTCCGCTCGCTAAAGCAGTGGCGTCGGAGGAAGTTTTTCGTGCAATTGCGATCTGCGGAAGCGGCGTCGGCGCGAGTATTGCAGCGAACAAGATCGCCGGCGTACGCGCAGCCTTGATCACCGAGCATTTTTCTGCACACCAGGGCGTGGAAGATGATGATATGAATTTAATCTGTCTCGGCGGCCGAATTACGGGATTTGCGAGCGCAGAAGAATTGGTTTTGGCTTTTTTGAATGCTAAATTTATCGGTGCCGAAAGACATCTGCGGCGCTTGCGAAAAATTCAGAACCTCGAAATAAGCTAG
- the tal gene encoding transaldolase, protein MNPLNEIRQLDQSIWLDLLDREIMNSGKLQNLIDNDDLRGLTSNPSIFQKAISGSEDYDADILKLSKETDNNPAIFLDLAIADIQRAADLFKPVYDKTGGKDGFVSLEVSPFLARDTDGTIEQARDLWKRVDRKNVMIKIPGTKEGLTAIRECLREGININVTLLFGLPRYKEITEAYLGGLEDRLKDGNSIENISSVASFFLSRIDVMVDPLLEEKGAQNLKSKVAIASAKKAYQIYLEMIASDRFKKLEEQGAQRQRVLWASTSTKDPALSDVLYVESLIGKDTINTLPLETIDAFRDNGKATDTLTTNLDEADRILAEVQEKGIDMDEITQKLENEGIEKFNEAYEKLLKSIRDQIREKADEK, encoded by the coding sequence ATGAATCCATTAAACGAAATACGACAACTTGATCAGAGCATTTGGCTCGATCTGCTCGACCGCGAAATAATGAACTCGGGCAAGCTTCAAAATTTAATCGATAACGACGACCTGCGCGGACTGACTTCAAACCCATCTATCTTTCAAAAAGCCATCAGCGGCAGTGAAGATTACGATGCAGACATCCTGAAATTATCCAAAGAAACAGATAATAATCCGGCTATTTTTCTGGATTTAGCCATCGCAGACATTCAACGGGCCGCGGATCTTTTCAAACCGGTCTACGACAAAACGGGCGGAAAAGATGGATTTGTGAGTCTGGAAGTTTCACCCTTCTTAGCGCGGGATACCGACGGTACGATCGAACAGGCGCGGGATCTTTGGAAAAGAGTGGACCGCAAAAATGTGATGATTAAAATCCCCGGAACCAAAGAAGGTTTAACGGCCATTCGGGAATGTTTGCGCGAAGGCATCAACATTAATGTTACGCTGCTCTTCGGACTTCCGCGCTATAAAGAGATCACGGAAGCTTATTTGGGCGGCCTCGAAGACCGGCTTAAAGATGGAAATTCGATTGAAAATATTTCTTCAGTTGCAAGTTTCTTCCTCAGCCGAATTGATGTAATGGTCGATCCGCTCCTCGAAGAAAAAGGCGCGCAAAATCTAAAAAGTAAGGTGGCCATCGCTTCTGCGAAAAAAGCCTATCAAATTTATCTTGAAATGATAGCAAGCGACCGCTTTAAGAAACTCGAAGAACAGGGCGCACAGCGCCAACGCGTGCTTTGGGCCAGTACGAGCACGAAAGATCCGGCGCTGAGTGATGTTTTATATGTAGAAAGTCTTATCGGAAAAGACACCATTAATACATTGCCTTTGGAAACCATCGATGCGTTTCGCGATAACGGGAAAGCAACGGATACATTAACCACAAATCTCGACGAAGCCGACCGAATCCTGGCAGAAGTGCAAGAAAAAGGTATCGATATGGACGAAATCACGCAGAAGCTGGAAAACGAGGGAATTGAGAAATTCAACGAAGCTTACGAAAAACTCCTCAAAAGTATCCGCGACCAAATCCGCGAAAAAGCTGACGAGAAATAA
- the gndA gene encoding NADP-dependent phosphogluconate dehydrogenase, translating into MKEENKSAFGMIGLGTMGSNLLLNIVDNGYTCSGYDISPDKVVALNLLNPDAIHGFTDMKEFVMSLNSPKIVMMLVPAGPIVDSVIEELLAVLDKGDIIIDGGNSHFVDTDRRFKYLEEKGFHFIGMGVSGGEEGARKGPSMMPGGDKDAYKVVKPILTKIAAQVNGDPTVAYMGERSAGHFVKMVHNGIEYALMQLISETYEVLKHGLKLSDPEMHEVYKKWNDGRLQSYLLEITRDIFAFKNDGEDHLLLNDIKDEAKAKGTGKWTSQAAMDLNLPIPIIDISVSMRDLSKYKELRTKASEVFPNAKAEKYSDDNEKYIASMEEAFYFAMVSAYAQGMHLLFRANEDYKYNLDLGMIAKIWRGGCIIRSEFLEDTYAAYKKNPELQHLFLDDKIHKSLVKSIPGIRTFVSDVAKHGIAAPAFSVSLGYFDNFRTENMPANLIQAQRDFFGAHTYELKGKNGVFHTDWEADNI; encoded by the coding sequence ATGAAAGAAGAAAATAAAAGCGCCTTCGGAATGATCGGCCTCGGAACAATGGGTTCCAATCTCCTCCTCAATATTGTCGATAACGGATACACCTGTTCCGGTTACGACATCAGTCCTGATAAAGTTGTCGCGCTGAACCTGTTAAATCCGGACGCAATCCACGGCTTTACCGATATGAAAGAATTTGTGATGAGCCTGAATAGCCCGAAAATCGTGATGATGCTCGTGCCTGCGGGACCGATTGTCGACAGCGTAATTGAAGAATTATTGGCAGTTCTCGACAAAGGCGACATTATTATCGACGGTGGAAATTCCCACTTTGTGGATACCGACCGCCGCTTCAAATATTTAGAAGAAAAAGGATTTCATTTTATCGGCATGGGCGTGTCCGGCGGCGAAGAAGGCGCAAGAAAAGGTCCGAGCATGATGCCCGGCGGCGATAAAGATGCGTACAAAGTCGTCAAACCCATTCTAACAAAAATCGCGGCGCAGGTGAACGGCGACCCTACCGTTGCGTATATGGGCGAGCGTTCCGCGGGACATTTTGTGAAAATGGTGCATAACGGAATTGAATATGCTTTGATGCAGCTGATCTCAGAGACCTACGAAGTTTTAAAACATGGGCTGAAACTAAGCGACCCGGAAATGCACGAAGTTTACAAAAAATGGAACGACGGCCGTTTGCAGTCTTATCTGCTCGAAATTACACGCGATATTTTTGCCTTTAAAAATGATGGCGAAGATCATTTACTCTTAAACGATATTAAAGACGAAGCCAAAGCAAAAGGAACGGGAAAATGGACTTCGCAGGCTGCGATGGATCTTAATTTGCCAATCCCGATCATCGATATTTCCGTGTCGATGCGCGATCTTTCGAAGTATAAGGAGTTGCGGACCAAAGCTTCTGAAGTTTTTCCCAATGCAAAAGCAGAAAAGTATTCCGACGATAACGAAAAGTACATCGCGAGCATGGAAGAAGCCTTTTACTTTGCCATGGTTTCGGCCTACGCGCAGGGAATGCACTTGCTTTTCCGCGCGAACGAAGACTACAAATACAATCTTGACCTCGGCATGATTGCTAAAATCTGGCGGGGCGGCTGTATCATCCGTTCCGAATTCCTGGAAGATACTTACGCGGCGTATAAAAAGAATCCGGAACTTCAGCACTTGTTTTTGGATGATAAAATCCATAAAAGCCTTGTGAAAAGCATTCCGGGAATCCGCACTTTTGTATCCGATGTGGCAAAACACGGCATTGCCGCGCCGGCTTTCTCTGTTTCTTTAGGTTATTTTGATAATTTCAGGACGGAAAATATGCCTGCAAACCTCATTCAGGCACAACGCGACTTCTTTGGCGCACATACCTACGAACTTAAAGGCAAAAACGGCGTCTTTCACACCGACTGGGAAGCAGACAATATTTAA